In Haliaeetus albicilla chromosome 18, bHalAlb1.1, whole genome shotgun sequence, one genomic interval encodes:
- the LOC104320637 gene encoding thiol S-methyltransferase TMT1A-like: MLLIPSLQRCVQLLLLPLHILACLGFWDSFYKKVFPYVTAKVAAIYNHKVYKRKQELFSNLRKFAGPLGQLVLLEIGTGTGTNFQFYPPGCRLTCTDPNPNFRKFLLKSLSENRHLTLERFVVASGEDLHQIPDGTMDVVVCTLVLCSVTNIKKVLTEVLRVLRLGGAFYFLEHVAADHSSWTYFWQKVCDPVWKYFGDGCSLSRETEKELEKTNFSELNLRHIHVTPYWIPSSPHIIGYAVK, from the exons ATGCTGCTCATTCCCTCTCTCCAGCGATGCGTTCAGCTCCTCCTCTTGCCCCTCCATATTCTCGCCTGCCTGGGCTTCTGGGACTCCTTCTATAAGAAAGTCTTCCCATATGTCACGGCGAAGGTGGCAGCCATCTACAACCACAAGGTCTACAAGCGGAAACAAGAGCTGTTCAGCAACTTAAGAAAATTTGCTGGCCCTTTGGGCCAGCTCGTGTTGCTGGAAATTGGCACGGGCACTGGCACCAATTTCCAGTTCTACCCACCGGGCTGTCGGCTGACGTGCACCGACCCTAATCCCAATTTCAGAAAGTTCCTCCTCAAGAGCCTCTCGGAGAACCGGCACCTTACGCTTGAACGTTTTGTGGTTGCTTCTGGCGAGGATCTGCATCAAATTCCAGATGGCACCATGGACGTGGTGGTGTGCACcttagtgctgtgctctgtgacCAACATCAAGAAAGTCCTGACGGAGGTTTTGCGAGTGCTCAGGCTG GGTGGAGCTTTCTACTTCTTGGAGCATGTGGCTGCAGATCATTCCAGTTGGACCTACTTTTGGCAAAAGGTCTGCGACCCAGTCTGGAAGTATTTTGGAGATGGGTGTTCCTTgagcagagagacagagaaggagctggagaaaACTAATTTCTCAGAACTAAATTTGAGGCACATTCATGTCACGCCTTACTGGATTCCTAGTAGTCCTCATATCATTGGGTatgcagtaaaataa
- the TMPRSS12 gene encoding transmembrane protease serine 12, with protein MRRGRSAAALLLLLFMAGSLPEVAAPRAFSEECGQRPLFDSISGSRIVGGHDAQTGAWPWSVSLQIHQAGVRFAHVCGGVLVNKNSVLTAGHCVTGRQDPHSWRAVLGVLNLQKHGKHAAKRTIRSITVHPEFKRETFENDIALFELDSAVRYSDYIQPICLPPAHLYPHVDNETECFISGWGRTAEKGKTSPVLKDAQVEIIPSSVCNSSDAYEGLVSNNMICAGSRSGGTDTCQGDSGGPLACYHPSTNKYYLIGIASFGVGCGRPKFPGIYVRLSQYRRWIKSELPLSNKAVNPMSITLTILLTAAHIVLVDFLKGQTIVPSS; from the exons ATGCGGCGGGGACGGTCCGCCGCCGCCCTCCTGCTTCTGCTGTTCATGGCGGGTTCCCTGCCCGAGGTGGCGGCCCCGCGGGCTTTCAGTGAGG aGTGCGGACAACGGCCGCTCTTTGACAGCATCTCGGGATCCCGGATCGTAGGTGGACACGACGCTCAGACTGGAGCGTGGCCGTGGTCGGTCAGCCTCCAGATTCACCAAGCTGGTGTACGATTTGCACACGTTTGTGGTGGAGTTTTAGTTAACAAGAATTCGGTACTTACCGCCGGCCACTGCGTTACAGGAAGGCA GGACCCACATTCCTGGAGAGCTGTTTTGGGTGTGCTTAACCTTCAGAAACATGGCAAACACGCAGCAAAAAGAACTATTAGAAGCATCACTGTGCACCCAGAATTCAAGagagaaacatttgaaaatgatATTGCATTATTTGAACTTGATTCCGCAGTACGCTACAGTGACTATATTCAGCCTATCTGCTTACCTCCTGCACACCTTTACCCACATGTTGACAACGAAACAGAATGCTTTATTAGCGGCTGGGGACGTACagcagaaaaag GTAAAACTTCACCTGTGTTAAAAGATGCACAAGTGGAAATCATTCCTTCTAGTGTCTGTAACAGTTCTGATGCGTATGAAGGTCTGGTTAGCAACAATATGATTTGCGCTGGCTCTCGATCAGGAGGCACCGATACCTGTCAG GGAGACAGCGGTGGACCTTTAGCGTGCTATCACCCTAGTACCAACAAATACTATCTCATAGGGATTGCTAGTTTTGGAGTTGGCTGTGGCCGACCAAAATTTCCTGGGATCTATGTCCGTTTATCTCAATACAGAAGATGGATAAAATCTGAACTTCCGTTGAGTAACAAGGCTGTGAATCCCATGAGCATTACACTTACCATCCTTCTGACTGCGGCACATATAGTACTTGTAGACTTTCTAAAGGGACAAACCATTGTGCCATCATCATAA
- the ATF1 gene encoding cyclic AMP-dependent transcription factor ATF-1 has protein sequence MEEVHKSSSNSSVTPSQTSAVQGTTLQAAQLSHIAQQMSLRGPAPLTVVQLPGEQVQVQGVIQTAQSSSVIHSPQVQTVQVSLSESEDSQDSSDSIGSSQKARGILARRPSYRKILKDLSSEDTRDRKGDEESPGVSTVTSMSVPTPIYQTSTGQYIAIAANGLQLASPGTDGVQGLQTLTMTNAGGTQPGTTILQYAQTSDGQQILVPSNQVVVQTASGDMQTYQIRTTPTTTSLPQTVVMTSPVTLTSQTSKTDDPQLKREIRLMKNREAARECRRKKKEYVKCLENRVAVLENQNKTLIEELKTLKDLYCHKSV, from the exons ATGGAAGAGGTGCACAAGAGCAGCAGTAACAGTTCAGTGACGCCTTCACAAACATCAGCTGTACAAGGTACAACACTACAGGCAGCTCAGCTCTCTCATATTGCTCAACAG ATGTCTCTAAGAGGTCCTGCTCCCCTGACAGTTGTTCAGCTTCCTGGAGAACAAGTCCAGGTCCAGGGAGTCATTCAGACAGCTCAGTCCTCTTCTGTAATCCACTCACCTCAGGTGCAAACAGTGCAG GTATCTTTGTCTGAGAGTGAAGATTCTCAGGATTCGTCAGATAGCATAGGCTCTTCACAGAAAGCTCGAGGCATCCTAGCTCGTCGTCCATCTTACCG aaaaattTTGAAAGATCTTTCTTCTGAAGATACACGCGATAGAAAAGGAGATGAGGAGAGTCCTGGTGTCTCTACTGTTACATCTATGTCCGTTCCTACGCCTATCTACCAGACAAGCACTGGACAGTACA ttgCCATTGCTGCAAACGGATTACAGCTGGCCAGCCCAGGTACAGATGGTGTGCAAGGTCTGCAGACACTAACAATGACAAATGCGGGTGGTACTCAGCCTGGGACAACAATACTGCAGTACGCACAAACATCAGATGGTCAACAGATACTCGTACCCAGCAACCAGGTGGTAGTGCAGA CTGCGTCAGGAGACATGCAGACTTACCAGATCCGCACGACGCCAACTACCACATCTCTTCCTCAGACTGTGGTGATGACATCTCCTGTCACTCTGACATCACAGACAAGTAAGACAGATGATCCACAGTTGAAACGAGAAATAAGGCTGATGAAGAACAG GGAAGCTGCTCGAGAGTGCcgtagaaagaagaaagagtatGTTAAATGTCTGGAAAATCGAGTTGCGGTCCTggaaaatcagaacaaaacTCTAATTGAAGAGCTAAAAACTTTGAAAGATCTTTACTGTCATAAAAGTGTGTaa